One Rubritalea squalenifaciens DSM 18772 genomic region harbors:
- a CDS encoding cold shock domain-containing protein: MLKGIVKWFNAEKGYGFITPAEGGNDIFVHHSEIQANGGFASLDEGQAVEFELGQGKKGPCATNVRAL, encoded by the coding sequence ATGTTAAAAGGTATAGTAAAATGGTTTAATGCAGAAAAAGGCTACGGCTTCATCACTCCTGCTGAAGGCGGGAATGACATTTTTGTGCACCACTCAGAAATTCAGGCCAATGGCGGCTTCGCCAGCCTGGACGAGGGTCAAGCCGTAGAATTTGAGTTAGGCCAAGGCAAAAAAGGACCTTGCGCGACCAACGTCCGCGCCCTCTAA